One window from the genome of Kluyveromyces marxianus DMKU3-1042 DNA, complete genome, chromosome 3 encodes:
- the MRPL15 gene encoding mitochondrial 54S ribosomal protein mL57, giving the protein MSCIRLGINYGTKFGVRSVTYLHTGARVRGLKRDPSESLKNPYGLHFNSLLKDGHVATVRKALNLEKYGADLPDELLAQCLTHKSFAQGVKPYNQKLSIIGGHFIKFQACLYSVNQPVSDSQLQKVGAESITSPEAAGIMVNGLNFGMLGKGESKMLISKQTMAEFIQRRGVDKLVFWNKRDLEKNHIYNGEFTVLQTVLNAVVGGIYLLKGQEKAAEYVTHELFNGNDNSLTKISEQLLSKSESTEKNL; this is encoded by the coding sequence ATGTCGTGCATTAGACTAGGAATTAATTACGGTACGAAGTTTGGTGTGCGTAGTGTTACGTACCTGCATACTGGTGCAAGAGTACGCGGTTTAAAGAGAGATCCTAGTGAATCGTTGAAGAATCCATATGGGTTACACTTCAATTCCTTATTGAAGGACGGTCACGTTGCCACAGTCAGAAAGGCGTTGAACCTGGAAAAGTACGGCGCTGACTTGCCGGACGAGCTTCTTGCCCAATGTCTAACACACAAGTCGTTTGCACAAGGTGTCAAGCCATATAATCAAAAACTCTCGATTATCGGTGGTCACTTTATCAAATTTCAGGCATGTCTATACTCTGTCAACCAGCCGGTTTCCGACAGCCAATTACAAAAAGTGGGAGCAGAATCCATAACATCACCGGAAGCTGCCGGGATAATGGTGAATGGACTTAACTTCGGCATGCTAGGAAAAGGTGAGTCCAAGATGTTGATATCAAAACAAACCATGGCCgaattcattcaaagaagaggtGTAGATAAGTTAGTATTCTGGAATAAGAgagatttggaaaaaaatcATATATACAACGGTGAGTTTACGGTATTGCAAACCGTACTAAACGCTGTGGTAGGCGGCATATATCTCCTAAAAGGCCAAGAAAAGGCTGCAGAATATGTGACACATGAACTATTCAATGGCAACGATAACTCACTAACGAAAATTTCGGAGCAACTACTCTCTAAAAGTGAATCAACTGAAAAGAATTTATGA
- the MCH2 gene encoding putative transporter MCH2: MLNKPRDDDAKDNEVISSKNANIDQEITMGVDENSSLSPYEEKAPATHDYNKIQIPDGGYGWVVVGCYFFLNFCTWGSNAGFAIYLTYYLDSNKFPGGTKEDFAAVGGLAFGAGLMFAPLINYFVFRTSVKISIGVGIVLQGAALLLCAFSTKLWQVFLTQGLLISFGLAFISIPATNILTPWFRKKRTLALGLGAAGSGLGGVVFNLGMQRILEIKSLRWALISQCIIDTVLSTIALMLIRTRETAVQETTKEKPKFFDPSLLRHYVVWFLILYVGTTMLGYVVLLYSLSAFTVSLGYTQKQGSVVSCMISAGGCAFRPLVGYCADRFGPVTVGIVVHAIVGILCVAMWIPCRNLATAIAFSLLSGALMGSIWPLLTSISSRIGGLNKLASIYSFTWPCVGMCAIVSPIIGLKLRSNDPTVSNAYVNTAIFSGMGYYGAALFLWLIRGYLIARDKLAIAAKTGHDDGELHLRVSVPDFLKELFNIGRLPRKV; the protein is encoded by the coding sequence ATGTTGAATAAACCGAGAGATGATGATGCCAAGGATAACGAAGTAATCTCAAGCAAGAATGCAAATATAGACCAAGAAATTACAATGGGTGTTGATGAAAACAGCAGTTTGAGTCCATATGAGGAAAAAGCACCAGCTACTCATGACTACAATAAGATTCAGATACCTGATGGAGGGTATGGATgggttgttgttggatgttacttctttttgaatttttgtACATGGGGTTCGAATGCTGGTTTCGCTATTTATTTGACATATTATTTGGACAGTAATAAATTCCCAGGTGGAACCAAGGAGGACTTTGCTGCCGTTGGTGGGTTAGCATTTGGCGCAGGGTTAATGTTTGCGCCATTGATAAATTACTTTGTGTTTAGGACTAGTGTTAAAATATCAATCGGTGTAGGCATCGTCTTACAGGGCGCTGCATTGCTACTATGTGCCTTTTCAACTAAATTATGGCAGGTATTTTTAACGCAAGGGTTACTCATATCATTTGGGTTAGCATTTATTTCAATCCCAGCAACCAATATCCTTACTCCTTGGTTtagaaaaaagagaactTTGGCTCTCGGTTTGGGTGCTGCCGGATCTGGTCTAGGTGGTGTCGTTTTCAATTTAGGCATGCAAAGAATCTTAGAAATCAAGTCATTGAGATGGGCACTTATTTCACAATGCATTATCGATACTGTACTCAGTACTATTGCGCTAATGCTAATCAGAACCAGAGAAACGGCTGTTCAGGAGACgacgaaagaaaaaccaaaattcTTTGATCCCTCTTTACTCAGACATTACGTCGTATGgtttttaattctttacGTCGGTACTACAATGTTGGGCTACGTTGTGCTTCTTTATTCATTGAGTGCATTCACAGTTTCTTTGGGGTACACGCAAAAGCAAGGATCTGTTGTTTCATGCATGATTAGTGCTGGCGGCTGTGCATTTCGACCACTGGTGGGCTATTGTGCTGATAGATTTGGTCCAGTTACCGTTGGAATTGTTGTCCATGCCATCGTTGGAATTCTATGCGTTGCCATGTGGATTCCATGCCGTAACTTGGCAACAGCTATCGCGTTTAGTCTTTTATCAGGTGCCCTCATGGGTAGCATATGGCCATTATTAACCAGTATCAGCTCGAGGATCGGGGGCTTAAACAAACTAGCCTCAATATACTCTTTTACTTGGCCTTGTGTTGGAATGTGTGCTATTGTATCGCCTATTATAGGGCTAAAATTACGTAGTAACGACCCAACAGTGTCCAATGCTTACGTGAATACAGCCATCTTTTCTGGTATGGGCTATTACGGAGCGGCCCTATTTTTATGGCTGATAAGAGGCTATCTTATTGCCCGTGACAAGTTGGCTATTGCAGCGAAGACTGGCCACGATGATGGTGAATTGCATTTGCGCGTATCAGTGCCAGATTTCTTAAAAGAATTATTCAACATAGGACGCCTTCCAAGAAAAGTATAG
- the SPA2 gene encoding protein SPA2, giving the protein MKDDSKELKYAQRVQIHNYYQSLKQFFEITGGSRDRSMTSRAQKARSKLLKLSAPQFFELSTDVNDELQRRIDESQLQHEFLAPNESFHAKRNQARQKLANLSNVRFNDLVDDILFEIRRRGFSTLPAPEEVDNEKSPNLDNGSLPVDKAEQPTPALDVLDIKNSPMLPSNDEHKEKKEKPTDEDTSPLNTTLQTSTVIPKTASIDWSSDEEEPKEENETESLEPIEPLEPFKQKEAKETDVSEELNEKKEYPAQEDVSPSNNVITLDDVSSLNQSPNLEKGYTRNPTEQSNISAPSPVGNKSINSLDNPLTFSDRPLSQSSATMTPIIQTAATTAAATGFGLSPVENKSKRMGSLSQSVERNKDRDIELLLSEGNKLDNVITNLEKEKLQLLERIKELESNNEELKAKNDSLCEEVDELKQRSNEPSATKALDNNFQKGMSELTSHLNQLSVENEELKQQKVELQLLLKNVSSPSKHNGSLIDKESTWNSKRDDSSQSRSSRVATNKLAPIANKELFPENSIIPSNLIDDLDSQIANILNLVLSPQASVLPLFQGIASISDYCSKILTLVNSSDTKSVCLVLENTISHAITSVRYYCSYKTPLLKVILENSIAEISYAIYDLIKTVNLNSNKQEVYETPKLSDELEDSVVYSNQNTPMQKNLPQAEDLDYGLDKPTFSSAAEGVEMSPVKPLKITQKRSSQEAPTRPVTSRKPSGPGLFTAMLNGGLKKDITPKSSRNPLHLELQLDGSPKEKPQVPVIETRGIKRIDINQPSPTPERSSNQSNLNDSKLKVTSEKTATPLPVDHKESISVVQQPVTSEKKDKITKPVPSVERSANKSSPNDTQSKPVKQNSSTVSSHETKSTTSSDEKGSPVTPIIANSDNVVPVTRNLNVTKSSNTERSPRLQNINSDMYNSNDEETGGESIDDDDTNATYEALRKTMKLKHSQPEEQGKDSKKDIFSPVIHPQPIEVTMSDDDLNEKPFNFETDSIEKPDSASIPSSTSNEKADNHIPKPVSTPVQKSPVASLSPAQLVVSPLKPVARDSIIFENAKANDVKRGIDMEKASAPPSSIAETIENSESEEEIEFDVDAFDIENPDNSLADLLLYLEYQTMDVINTIQSLLSSIKQPNSTAGELRTESNAINQVIRQMVEATSVSMNQSRNSHLKEHGSWVVQSLDDCRRRMTVLCHLKPDGEIKSYEGDEEFADKHFKQRLAGIAFDVAKCTKELVKTVEEASLKTNIDYLNAKLSKE; this is encoded by the coding sequence ATGAAAGACGATTCTAAAGAACTAAAATATGCTCAAAGAGTACAAATCCACAACTATTACCAGTCATTAAAACAGTTCTTTGAGATAACTGGAGGGAGCCGTGATAGGTCAATGACCTCAAGAGCTCAAAAAGCTCGTTCAAAGCTACTGAAACTTTCCGCCCCTCAATTCTTTGAGTTGAGCACAGATGTAAATGATGAGCTGCAGCGGCGGATAGATGAATCTCAGTTACAACATGAATTTCTAGCTCCAAACGAAAGTTTCCACGCTAAAAGAAATCAGGCTAGACAAAAATTAGCGAACCTATCAAACGTAAGGTTTAATGACTTAGTAGATGATATCCTATTCGAAATTAGAAGACGTGGTTTCAGCACTTTACCTGCTCCAGAAGAGGTAGACAACGAAAAATCGCCGAATTTGGACAATGGTTCCCTACCTGTTGATAAGGCAGAACAACCAACACCAGCCTTGGATGTCTTAGATATCAAAAACTCTCCCATGCTTCCATCTAACGATGAGcataaggaaaagaaagaaaagccGACAGATGAGGACACTTCTCCGTTGAACACGACCTTACAAACATCAACTGTTATTCCAAAGACCGCATCAATTGATTGGAGTTCGGATGaggaagaaccaaaggaagaaaatgaaacaGAATCTTTAGAACCTATAGAACCATTGGAACCATTCAAACAGAAAGAGGCAAAGGAAACTGATGTGTCGGAAGAGTTaaacgagaaaaaagaatatccGGCACAAGAAGATGTAAGCCCTTCAAATAATGTGATAACTCTAGATGatgtttcttctctgaaTCAATCTCCGAACCTTGAAAAGGGTTACACTAGAAACCCTACAGAGCAGTCTAATATTTCCGCACCATCTCCTGTAGGAAATAAAAGCATTAATTCCTTGGATAATCCTTTAACATTTTCAGACAGACCTTTATCCCAATCTAGTGCTACAATGACCCCCATCATACAGACAGCTGCTACTACAGCTGCAGCAACTGGGTTTGGTTTATCTCCTGTGGAAAATAAATCCAAAAGAATGGGTTCTTTATCTCAGTCTGTGGAGCGTAATAAAGACCGCGACATAGAGCTCCTGCTTTCCGAAGGTAATAAACTGGATAACGTTATTACAAATCTAGAAAAGGAGAAGCTTCAACTACtagaaagaataaaggaATTAGAAAGTAATAACGAAGAATTAAAGGCCAAGAATGATTCATTATGCGAAGAAGTCGATGAATTGAAACAACGTTCAAACGAACCTAGTGCCACGAAAGCCTTGGACAATAATTTCCAAAAGGGAATGTCCGAATTGACCTCCCACTTGAACCAACTGTCTGTTGAAAATGAGGAACTAAAACAGCAAAAAGTTGAACTTCAATTGTTATTAAAAAATGTAAGTTCTCCTTCGAAGCATAACGGTTCGCTCATTGATAAAGAGTCTACTTGGAACTCTAAACGCGATGATTCTTCACAAAGCAGATCATCTAGAGTTGCTACTAATAAACTGGCACCAATAGCAAATAAGGAACTTTTCCCTGAGAACAGTATTATTCCATCCAATCTCATTGATGATCTAGACTCACAAATAGctaatattttgaatttagTGCTGTCTCCACAAGCCTCAGTGTTGCCGTTGTTCCAGGGTATTGCCTCCATTTCTGACTATTGCTCTAAGATCCTTACTCTCGTCAATTCTTCAGACACCAAATCCGTGTGTCTTGTATTGGAGAATACTATCTCACATGCAATTACATCCGTTCGTTACTATTGTAGTTACAAGACACCACTTCTAAAAGTTATCCTAGAGAACTCCATAGCGGAAATTTCCTATGCAATCTATGACTTGATAAAAACTGTGAACTTGAACTCTAACAAGCAGGAGGTATATGAAACTCCAAAACTTTCAGATGAGCTAGAAGATTCTGTTGTGTATTCCAACCAAAATACACCAATGCAGAAAAATCTCCCACAAGCAGAAGACCTTGATTATGGTCTTGACAAACCTACTTTCTCTTCTGCAGCAGAAGGTGTAGAAATGTCACCAGTAAAACCTTTAAAGATTACTCAGAAGAGAAGCTCACAAGAAGCTCCAACCAGACCAGTTACCAGTAGAAAACCTTCTGGTCCTGGACTATTCACTGCGATGCTTAATGGCGGTCTGAAGAAAGATATAACTCCGAAGAGCTCTAGAAACCCACTACACCTGGAATTGCAACTTGATGGAAGCCCCAAGGAAAAACCCCAAGTCCCTGTGATAGAAACTAGGGGTATCAAACGGATAGATATTAATCAGCCAAGTCCGACTCCCGAGAGATCGTCTAATCAGTCTAACCTGAATGACAGTAAATTAAAAGTTACCTCCGAGAAGACCGCTACCCCTCTTCCAGTCGATCACAAAGAATCAATCTCTGTTGTGCAACAACCTGTAACATcggaaaagaaagataaaATTACTAAACCAGTTCCTTCTGTAGAAAGATCCGCCAATAAGTCCAGTCCAAATGACACACAGTCAAAACCAGTTAAACAGAACTCTTCAACAGTATCTTCACATGAAACGAAAAGCACAACTTCTTCAGATGAAAAGGGTTCCCCAGTCACCCCAATCATTGCAAATTCAGACAATGTTGTGCCTGTAACCAGAAATCTAAATGTaacaaaatcttcaaatacAGAGAGAAGTCCTCGTCTTCAGAACATAAACTCTGACATGTATAATAgcaatgatgaagaaactgGCGGAGAAAGcatagatgatgatgacacTAATGCAACATATGAAGCGCTGAGGAAAACTATGAAACTAAAACATTCACAACCTGAAGAGCAGGGAAAAGATTCTAAAAAGGATATATTTTCACCTGTTATTCATCCCCAGCCGATAGAGGTTACCATgagtgatgatgatttgaatgAGAAGCCATTCAACTTTGAAACCGATTCCATCGAAAAACCAGATTCTGCTTCAATCCCATCGTCCACAAGTAATGAAAAGGCTGATAATCATATTCCTAAACCTGTTTCAACACCAGTTCAGAAATCGCCTGTTGCTTCACTATCACCTGCTCAATTAGTAGTATCGCCATTGAAACCTGTAGCAAGAGATTCTATAATATTTGAGAATGCTAAAGCTAATGATGTGAAGAGAGGTATTGATATGGAAAAGGCTTCAGCACCTCCTTCTTCTATTGCAGAGACTATCGAAAATAGTgaatcagaagaagagattgaaTTTGACGTTGATGCATTTGACATTGAAAACCCAGATAACAGCCTTGCTGACTTGCTTTTATATTTAGAGTATCAAACAATGGATGTCATCAATACTATCCAATCTCTTTTGAGCAGTATCAAACAACCGAACTCAACAGCGGGGGAATTAAGAACAGAATCAAATGCTATTAACCAAGTGATCAGACAGATGGTAGAAGCTACTAGTGTTTCCATGAATCAGAGTCGTAATTCTCATCTAAAAGAACATGGGTCTTGGGTTGTTCAAAGTTTAGATGATTGCCGCCGTAGAATGACAGTACTGTGTCATTTAAAGCCTGACGGTGAAATCAAATCTTATGAGGGTGATGAGGAGTTTGCTGATAAACATTTCAAACAACGTCTTGCAGGAATTGCATTTGATGTTGCAAAGTGTACTAAGGAGTTAGTGAAaactgttgaagaagccAGTCTTAAGACGAATATCGATTACTTGAATGCTAAATTATCCAAGGAATAA
- the ROK1 gene encoding RNA-dependent ATPase ROK1, whose amino-acid sequence MDIFRVLTRGANIKKKGNGVTSNAADFSMAKEKQSKQQEPSVSSAQNVKEEQELTKELNFFRNKKIVKKVEDQKAQSEAEKSKDGQEDNDEEDDSESNSNDDEDISGRILTKEQAIRLRKSYQGKVTGQDVPLPIGSFEDLISRFHFDKRLLNNLIENSFTEPTPIQSESIPISLLERDMVACAPTGSGKTLAFLIPLLQQIINDKKPGLKGLIISPTKELANQIFQECSKLANKIYLDKKRPLQVAMLSKSLSSKLRNKVISQDKYDIIISTPLRLITVVRDESLSLGKVKHLIFDEADKLFDKTFVEQTDDILSSCTDPHLRKSMFSATIPSNVEEIAQSIMNDPIRVIIGHKEAANSNIDQKLVFCGNEEGKLIAIRQLVQEGEFRPPVIIFLESITRAKALFHELLYDKLNVDVIHAERTQVQRDKIIERFKTGDLWCLICTDVLARGVDFKGVNLVINYDVPRSAQAYVHRIGRTGRGGRSGKAITFYTKQDALAIKPIINVMKQSGCEVSEWMQKISSMSKREKESLKKGKAFSQRKQISTVPSVVKQKKRQKREMIEASKKRKLITDDSTDHTKDAEHDI is encoded by the coding sequence ATGGATATTTTCAGAGTTTTGACTCGAGGTGCaaacatcaagaagaaaggcAATGGAGTTACCAGCAATGCTGCTGATTTCAGTATGGCCAAAGAGAAACAATCTAAACAGCAGGAGCCATCGGTATCCTCAGCCCAGAATgtgaaagaagagcaagagtTGACTAAGGAGTTAAACTTCTTcaggaacaagaagattgTGAAGAAAGTGGAGGATCAAAAGGCTCAGAGTGAGGCTGAAAAGAGTAAAGATGGACAAGAAGACAATGACGAGGAAGACGACTCAGAGTCTAACTCTAATGACGACGAGGATATAAGTGGTAGAATCCTGACAAAAGAACAAGCTATTAGGTTGCGGAAATCTTACCAGGGTAAGGTGACAGGCCAAGATGTTCCCCTACCAATTGGCTCATTTGAGGATTTGATCTCGAGGTTCCATTTCGACAAGAGATTGCTTAATAACCTAATAGAAAACTCTTTCACAGAGCCAACTCCTATTCAAAGCGAATCCATCCCAATTTCATTATTAGAACGTGACATGGTTGCTTGCGCCCCCACTGGTTCTGGTAAAACTCTAGCATTTTTAATACCATTATTGCAACAAATAATTAACGACAAAAAACCGGGTCTAAAAGGTTTGATCATCTCTCCTACGAAGGAACTTGCAAACCAAATTTTCCAAGAGTGTTCCAAATTGGcgaataaaatatatcttGACAAGAAAAGACCATTGCAAGTCGCCATGCTTTCGAAGTCTCTAAGCTCTAAATTGAGAAACAAGGTGATCAGCCAGGATAAATACGACATTATCATTTCTACTCCATTGCGTCTTATTACAGTTGTGCGCGATGAATCACTAAGTTTGGGTAAAGTGAAACATCTAATATTCGATGAAGCCGACAAATTATTCGATAAAACATTCGTAGAACAAACAGATGATATCTTAAGCTCCTGTACTGACCCACACCTCCGTAAATCGATGTTCTCCGCTACTATTCCATCAAATGTAGAAGAAATTGCCCAAAGTATTATGAATGACCCTATAAGAGTTATTATTGGTCATAAGGAAGCTGCAAACAGTAATATTGATCAAAAGTTGGTATTCTGTGGTAATGAAGAAGGTAAGCTAATAGCTATAAGACAGTTGGTCCAAGAAGGTGAATTCAGACCCCCTGTAATCATCTTTTTGGAATCCATCACCAGAGCCAAAGCGTTGTTCCATGAATTATTATATGATAAATTGAACGTGGACGTCATTCACGCGGAAAGAACACAAGTTCAGAGAGATAAGATTATAGAGAGGTTCAAAACCGGAGATTTATGGTGCTTAATCTGTACCGATGTTTTGGCTCGTGGTGTCGATTTCAAAGGTGTGAATTTAGTTATCAACTACGATGTTCCAAGATCGGCTCAAGCTTATGTGCATAGAATTGGTAGAACTGGTAGAGGTGGTAGATCCGGTAAAGCAATCACTTTCTACACAAAGCAAGATGCATTGGCAATCAAACCTATAATAAATGTCATGAAACAGAGTGGATGTGAAGTGTCCGAATGGATGCAGAAGATTTCCTCGATGTCaaagagggaaaaagaatctttgaaaaagggCAAGGCATTCagtcaaagaaaacagatCAGTACTGTTCCATCAGTTGTcaagcaaaagaagagacaaAAGAGGGAAATGATCGAAGCttcgaagaagagaaaattaATTACCGATGATTCGACGGACCACACTAAAGATGCTGAACATGATATCTAA